The segment ACCTGTTCATCATGGTTTATGAAATAGATCGGGAGTTCTTGTGTTTGGTGATCAAATCATGGAATTTGGTCAtgaattttgggttttttttttatgatgtttGGTCGTGTGAAACAGGGGAGATCAAGGTTACTGTAGTGTGAAGTGTCGGAACCAGCAGATTGAAATGGATGAAAAGAAGGAATTAGAAGCTTCTACAAGGAAAATGGTGGAAGCTTACAGGCAATGTCAGAGAAATGAAGGAAGTGAAACTCGCCGTCTCTTGGAGGATCTCCGGCGGCCACATCACCGGCTTCCATATCTCCGGCGACCTGTTGTTTCGTAGTCTCCTCTGTTTTGAATCTAATGGAAATggcaaaattgtaattaaaatgGATGGAAGTAATAGAAGCCCTAAAGAGTGTTCTCGTTTAAGTTCTTGTCCATGGGTTtctttgtgtgtgtgtgtgttgtaATGATGTAAGGCTGAAATGAAACATGTTTGGGATAATGTACTAACGTTATCTTCAAACTATCTGTCGGTGTATTATTGAGGGGTTGGGATTTACGTACGGGTTGggagatcttacatcggttgaagaaaagaacgaacgtttttttgtaagaatttgaaaacggtgaggctgacggtgatacgtaacgggttaaattggacaatatctactagcggtgggcttggactatatggtattagagctaggtTGTcagtggtgtgctagc is part of the Cucurbita pepo subsp. pepo cultivar mu-cu-16 chromosome LG12, ASM280686v2, whole genome shotgun sequence genome and harbors:
- the LOC111807399 gene encoding uncharacterized protein LOC111807399, with the translated sequence MKHRNPTNLKAVGLGILVHRSPEPNLVVKQSRKLVFSLTSSSNNPSFLKSCVLCNKNLDPHDDIYMYRGDQGYCSVKCRNQQIEMDEKKELEASTRKMVEAYRQCQRNEGSETRRLLEDLRRPHHRLPYLRRPVVS